In Cytophagia bacterium CHB2, the genomic window ACATGCCATTCACGGATTATCCCAATTACATGGGTATTCTTGTACTCGGACTTGCAATTGTCGGTTTGTTCAAGCGTGTACCACAAGCAGGATTCTTCGCGCTTACGATCGTGCTGGCATTACTCATTTCCTTCGGGAAGCACTTTGAATTCTTCTACCGTCTCTTCTACGATTATTTTCCCTACTTCAACAAATTTCGCGTGCCGGTGATGATTTTGGTGCTGGTGCAATGCAGCACCGCAATTTTGGCGGGGCTGGGATTGCAGGCGCTGCTGCAGCCGCTGGCCGCGGGTGAACCGCGCGAGGCTGAAGCCAGAGCACGCCGCGCACTCATTGCCAAACGGTTGTGGATTGCCGCTGGCTTGATTTTCAGCGTTGTCCTGCTATTCACAATTTTCAGAAGCGGCTTTCAAGAATTTATGTCCGGAATTTATCCGGACCGGTATGAACTTGCCACACAAGCGCGCCTTGATGAGAGACGCGTGGGCATGTTGCTCGGCGACATGTGGACGATCTCGGGTCTGGCCGCAATCGGGCTGGCTATGCTGGCATTGGCATACACCCATAAAATTTCAACTAAAACGGCGGCCGTGGTCTTCGTGCTCGCGACGCTTTTCGATCTTTGGATTGTGGACAAGCGCATCGGCAATCCGCCCGTCTCCGAAGCCAGCAAACGCGCGCTTTTGCAGCCCGACGAGGTGGCGCAGTTCCTGCAAAAAGACTCCGGTCTGTTCCGCATTTATCCGACGCTCGATCTGTTTGGCGAAATGCGCTGGGCGGCGCAGGGCATTCACAGCGTGGGCGGTTATCATGCGGCGAAACCGCGGCGCTATCAGGATTTTCTCGAAGCCACGGATTTGCAGAGCGGGTTGATGAATGATTACTTCGAGGTGGTCGAACAAAACGGGCAACGCGGTTTGCGGCCGCGCGCCGAGGAGGCGATTCCCGCCGCGCGCCGTAACGCCCTCAAGCATTGGCTGGACATGCTGAATGTGAAATACATTCTCTCCTTCTTTCCGTTGCCCGAAGAAAATTGGGTAAACCGCGCCACGGTGTCTTTCAATTACGGCGGCAATAACTATCCGCTCATGATTTTGGAGAATACCACGGTTTTGCCGCGCGCATTTTTGGTGGGGAATTATGAAGTGCATGCGGAAAATTTGGCGGCGTTGAGCCGCCTCGCCTCCGGAGAGTTTGATCCGCGGGACGCC contains:
- a CDS encoding YfhO family protein gives rise to the protein MPFTDYPNYMGILVLGLAIVGLFKRVPQAGFFALTIVLALLISFGKHFEFFYRLFYDYFPYFNKFRVPVMILVLVQCSTAILAGLGLQALLQPLAAGEPREAEARARRALIAKRLWIAAGLIFSVVLLFTIFRSGFQEFMSGIYPDRYELATQARLDERRVGMLLGDMWTISGLAAIGLAMLALAYTHKISTKTAAVVFVLATLFDLWIVDKRIGNPPVSEASKRALLQPDEVAQFLQKDSGLFRIYPTLDLFGEMRWAAQGIHSVGGYHAAKPRRYQDFLEATDLQSGLMNDYFEVVEQNGQRGLRPRAEEAIPAARRNALKHWLDMLNVKYILSFFPLPEENWVNRATVSFNYGGNNYPLMILENTTVLPRAFLVGNYEVHAENLAALSRLASGEFDPRDAVILSEAPGIAPQPDSTASAVIKEYHLHKIVIETASAFPQILVLSDTYYPTGWHAFVDGNPVKTHVANYCFRGVEVPAGKHQVEFRYASRAFTAGVWLSLGALAVCLACIALGRRRNSV